One window of the Spirochaetota bacterium genome contains the following:
- a CDS encoding anti-sigma factor antagonist, with product MEIKSRVVKDYQVFEILDDITSENVMQLKDMVISGHDPKYKKVVLNFKNVTYVNSFALSVLMSIHKELEKKNTTISITNAAPSIVALLKMTKLHEVFPILGDL from the coding sequence ATGGAAATAAAATCAAGGGTTGTTAAGGATTACCAGGTTTTCGAAATACTCGATGACATTACGAGTGAAAACGTCATGCAGCTCAAGGACATGGTGATCTCCGGGCATGACCCGAAATACAAAAAGGTCGTCCTGAATTTCAAGAACGTCACCTACGTGAACAGCTTCGCGCTGAGCGTTTTAATGAGTATACACAAGGAACTGGAAAAAAAGAATACCACCATATCCATCACCAACGCCGCGCCCAGCATAGTGGCGCTATTAAAAATGACCAAGCTTCACGAGGTGTTCCCCATCCTGGGCGATCTATAG
- a CDS encoding ABC transporter permease, with protein sequence MTARSEHGRVIRFLEGLGGYLLFFTDTVKWTFRPPFDAKNAITQMVEIGYNSISVTTVTLFFTGMVMALQIGKAMDKILTGSSIFIGSAVAISMFRELCPVITALLLAGRVGSAIAAEIGTMKVTEQIDALVTLSANPVQYLSVPRFLACLVMTPMLTVLTDIVGVLGGGVVAYFGLGITLDKYIENILQNLSALDFLTGIFKSVFFGVEIAIIACYQGFNTSGGAEGVGKSTIQAVVKSSMAVLISDYFLTYLLQFIE encoded by the coding sequence ATGACGGCGCGATCCGAACATGGCAGGGTCATCCGGTTCCTGGAAGGCCTGGGAGGGTACCTTCTTTTTTTCACGGACACCGTGAAGTGGACCTTTCGCCCCCCATTCGACGCGAAAAACGCGATCACCCAGATGGTGGAGATCGGCTACAATTCGATATCGGTCACCACGGTAACGCTTTTTTTCACCGGGATGGTGATGGCGCTCCAGATCGGAAAAGCCATGGACAAAATCCTCACCGGCTCTTCGATATTCATCGGAAGCGCGGTCGCCATTTCCATGTTCAGGGAGCTGTGCCCCGTGATCACCGCGCTCCTGCTTGCCGGCCGGGTGGGTTCGGCCATCGCGGCGGAAATCGGCACGATGAAGGTGACCGAACAGATCGACGCCCTGGTCACCCTTTCGGCCAATCCGGTGCAGTACCTCTCGGTTCCGCGGTTCCTGGCGTGCCTGGTGATGACGCCCATGCTCACCGTGCTCACGGATATCGTGGGGGTCCTCGGGGGAGGGGTTGTCGCCTATTTCGGCCTGGGGATCACGCTCGACAAGTACATCGAAAACATTTTGCAGAACCTGAGCGCGCTGGATTTTCTCACCGGCATATTCAAAAGCGTATTTTTCGGCGTCGAGATAGCCATTATCGCCTGTTACCAGGGATTCAACACGTCCGGCGGCGCCGAGGGCGTGGGGAAATCCACCATACAGGCAGTAGTCAAATCATCGATGGCGGTGCTCATCTCCGACTACTTCCTCACCTACCTGCTGCAGTTCATCGAGTAG
- the dnaB gene encoding replicative DNA helicase, giving the protein MPVEYLPPQDAEAEASCLSSVLLSKDALIKVIEILQPEDFYLDAHRIIFKAIHDLERKNLPIDLITVKQRLQDQGQLEKVGGDGALVDLYRTSATSANAEYYAKRIKEMSLRRRLIEVSQDVVQKCYDPARDTYELMDEVERDIFHVTEKRITSDFKFISDILAESIQTIGRMYETKKTVTGMATGLTGIDEMLTGFHGSELLIIAARPSMGKTALALNMALNIVSKEKQPVLFFSIEMPASQLGLRLLCVDAMIDSQKVRTGGITHDELKRLYASANRLEKTPLFIDDTPAINIFELRAKARRMAQKEKLGAIFVDYLQLISSTSRVDRHLQIAEISRSLKQIARELDVPVVALSQLSRQVESRTDQRPQLSDLRESGAIEQDADVVMFIYREEKVKKDSEKKGIAEVIISKQRNGPTGTVELKFWEQYTRFGNLDRVHAFEEATAGA; this is encoded by the coding sequence ATGCCCGTCGAATACCTGCCCCCGCAGGACGCGGAGGCCGAGGCATCGTGCCTTTCCTCGGTGCTCCTCAGCAAGGACGCGCTCATCAAGGTAATAGAAATCCTCCAGCCGGAGGATTTTTATCTTGATGCGCACCGCATCATATTCAAGGCGATTCACGACCTCGAGCGCAAAAACCTGCCCATCGACCTGATCACCGTCAAGCAGCGGCTCCAGGACCAGGGCCAGCTTGAAAAGGTGGGGGGCGACGGCGCGCTGGTGGATCTCTACCGCACCTCGGCCACGTCCGCGAATGCCGAGTACTATGCCAAGCGCATCAAGGAGATGAGCCTCAGGCGAAGGCTCATCGAGGTCTCGCAGGACGTGGTTCAGAAATGCTACGATCCCGCGCGTGATACGTACGAGCTTATGGACGAGGTCGAACGGGACATCTTTCATGTTACCGAGAAACGCATCACGTCCGACTTCAAGTTCATATCGGACATACTCGCGGAGAGCATCCAAACTATCGGGAGGATGTACGAGACCAAGAAGACCGTGACCGGGATGGCTACTGGTCTCACGGGCATCGACGAAATGCTCACCGGCTTCCACGGCTCCGAGCTCTTAATCATCGCCGCGCGCCCCTCCATGGGAAAGACGGCGCTCGCGCTCAACATGGCGCTCAACATCGTCTCGAAGGAGAAGCAGCCGGTGCTCTTTTTCTCGATCGAAATGCCCGCGTCCCAGCTGGGTCTCCGGCTCCTGTGCGTGGACGCGATGATCGATTCCCAGAAGGTCCGCACCGGCGGCATCACCCACGACGAGCTCAAGCGGCTTTACGCGAGCGCGAACCGTCTCGAGAAGACGCCCCTGTTTATCGACGACACCCCGGCCATCAACATATTCGAGCTTCGCGCGAAGGCGAGAAGAATGGCGCAAAAGGAGAAGCTTGGGGCGATATTCGTTGACTACCTTCAGCTCATTTCGAGCACATCGAGGGTCGACCGGCACCTCCAGATCGCCGAGATCTCGCGTTCCCTGAAGCAGATCGCGCGCGAGCTGGATGTCCCGGTCGTGGCGCTCTCCCAGCTCTCGCGGCAGGTCGAGTCGCGCACCGACCAGCGCCCCCAGCTTTCGGATCTGCGCGAATCGGGCGCGATCGAGCAGGACGCCGACGTGGTCATGTTCATCTATCGCGAAGAAAAGGTGAAGAAAGACAGCGAGAAAAAAGGCATCGCCGAGGTAATCATTTCCAAGCAGCGCAACGGCCCCACGGGCACCGTCGAGCTCAAGTTCTGGGAACAGTACACGCGTTTCGGGAACCTGGACAGGGTGCACGCATTCGAAGAGGCGACCGCGGGCGCATGA
- a CDS encoding 50S ribosomal protein L9 has translation MKVILQKDIPSLGEAGDIKDVSEGYARNFLLPKKMVILANDSSQKAIEHQKKLIKIKKDKRKKQSEKLVEALTALEIKIGAQVGEEEKLFGSVTTMDIARKLKELGHVVDKRKILLEEPIRKTGDYEVSIKLEEGMIAKIKVSVMKE, from the coding sequence ATGAAAGTCATTCTTCAGAAAGATATTCCCAGCCTGGGCGAAGCCGGCGACATCAAGGACGTGTCCGAGGGTTACGCCCGCAACTTCCTGCTTCCCAAGAAAATGGTGATCCTCGCCAACGATTCCAGCCAGAAAGCGATCGAGCACCAGAAAAAGCTCATCAAGATAAAGAAGGACAAGCGCAAGAAGCAGAGCGAGAAGCTCGTCGAGGCGCTTACCGCCCTCGAGATCAAGATCGGCGCGCAGGTGGGCGAAGAGGAAAAGCTTTTCGGATCCGTCACCACCATGGACATCGCCAGGAAGCTCAAGGAGCTGGGGCATGTCGTCGACAAGAGAAAGATCCTTCTCGAGGAGCCGATCAGGAAGACCGGCGATTACGAAGTGTCCATCAAGCTTGAAGAGGGCATGATCGCCAAGATCAAGGTTTCGGTCATGAAGGAGTAG